Below is a window of Hydrogenimonas sp. DNA.
CGCCGTGCAAAAGGTCGTAAGCGATTGGCGGTCTGATTCATTTCGAATCTCTCAAGCGTACCGCCGATTTTAACAGGGTGTACAAAACCGGTAAACGTTGGCACGACCCGGCTTTCGTACTCTTCGCGGTACCGCGCAAGGGATACTGCAGAGTCGGATTTGTCGCCAGCAAAAAGATCGGCAACGCCGTCAAAAGAGCCAGAGCCAAGCGAAGGCTCAGGGCGCTTTTTATAAAAATGGCCCCGATGCTGGTAAACGGAGAGTATGTATTAGTAGCCAAACCGCCGGTACTGGATGCTCCTTTCAGTGAGCTTGAAAAGGCATTCAGGCGGGCTGTCAAACGATTGAAAATTGGGCAAACGGAATGATCAGAAGCGTATTATCGGGTTTTTTGAAAATCTATCAGAGATTCTTTACACTTTTGGGCTATGGAAGCTGCCGCTACTACCCGACCTGTTCAGAGTATGCCAAGTGGCAGCTCGAAACCAACCCCAATCTTTTAAAAGCACTCTTTTTTTCGATGGTAAGGATACTTCGCTGCAACCAGCTCTTCGACGGCGGCATCGACTATCCGAAAGTATCTTCCGTTCCCTCCAAAAAGATAAATTTCTGTGATCACGGCTGCAGTGTCAAATACTGGTATGTGCCCGATGAGCACAAAAAGAGATGGAACGTTATAAAAAATATCTTTTCGAAAGGTAATTCGTGATAGACAATATGAGCACTCAGATGAGGGTTGTTATAGCAACCGTACTATCTTTGATCGTCTTTATAGGTTATGACTATCTTTTCATGCCGAAAGCAGTTCCGCAGGCTGCCGAAGCCAACAGAAGCGTAAACACTCCCCGACAGGAGAGTACACCGGATACAGCACCGGCAGCCCCTGCCGCGGCAGGTATATCGGCTGAGAGCGTCAAGCCGAAAGCAGCACCGATATCCAAGAGTGCCCTGGATAAAGTTATTGCCAGAGTCGAAACGGCGAATATGACGATGGAGTTCGACGCTCTTGGCCGCATAAGCCAGGTCTACCTGAAAGATCGGCAGTATAGAGACGAAGAGGGTGAGGAGCTGAAGCTTTTCAACTCCCCGAAAATCCCAAAACCTCTCGAGATCCGTTTCAGCGACCCGGCACTCAACGAGCTTGCGTTCAAAACTCCGTATACGGTTTCCACCTCTCTTCTCCAGCTGAACGGAGAGGCTAAAACCCTGACATTCACACAGAACCTGGACGGTCTTAAGGTTGAGAAGATCGTAAAGATATTTCCCGACCACCACTACGAAGTTACGGTTAAACTGGGTGAGTCGAAGCCCTTTTACATCTCACCAGGCTTCCGTCCGGATCTAAGAATCGACAACTATACCGTTCACGGTGCGATGGTAGAGGAGGCCGACGGTACTCTTACAATCATAGAAGATGGCGATGCAAAGGGTACAGAGGCATTCAGGAAAGCACGTATAGCTGTCGCTTTCGACCGCTACTACGCAACATCGTTTTATGACTTCGAAGAGGGGTTGGATGTTGTAGTGAACAAGGATGCCGAAGAGAATCCCGTACTCTTTGTCAGCGGTGAAAGCGGCAGGGTTATACACGGCTATATTGGACCGAAAGAGTACAGGATACTCAATGCGATTCACCCGGAACTCACGAAAATCATAGAGTTCGGCTGGTTCACATTCATAGCCGCCCCGATGTTCAAAATTTTGATGTGGCTCCACTCCTATATTCCTAACTGGGGATGGACCATCGTTGCCCTTACCTTCCTTATACGTATAATTCTATACCCCCTGACCTACAAAGGTATGGTCTCTATGTACAAACTGAAGGAGCTCGCTCCGAAGATCAAAGAGATTCAGGCGAAGTATAAGGGCGATCCGCAGAAGATGAATGCCCACATGATGGAGCTCTACAAGAAGCATAAGGCCAATCCTCTGGGCGGCTGTCTCCCGATGCTGCTTCAGA
It encodes the following:
- a CDS encoding ribonuclease P protein component yields the protein MYKTGKRWHDPAFVLFAVPRKGYCRVGFVASKKIGNAVKRARAKRRLRALFIKMAPMLVNGEYVLVAKPPVLDAPFSELEKAFRRAVKRLKIGQTE
- a CDS encoding inner membrane protein translocase component YidC, long form — encoded protein: MIDNMSTQMRVVIATVLSLIVFIGYDYLFMPKAVPQAAEANRSVNTPRQESTPDTAPAAPAAAGISAESVKPKAAPISKSALDKVIARVETANMTMEFDALGRISQVYLKDRQYRDEEGEELKLFNSPKIPKPLEIRFSDPALNELAFKTPYTVSTSLLQLNGEAKTLTFTQNLDGLKVEKIVKIFPDHHYEVTVKLGESKPFYISPGFRPDLRIDNYTVHGAMVEEADGTLTIIEDGDAKGTEAFRKARIAVAFDRYYATSFYDFEEGLDVVVNKDAEENPVLFVSGESGRVIHGYIGPKEYRILNAIHPELTKIIEFGWFTFIAAPMFKILMWLHSYIPNWGWTIVALTFLIRIILYPLTYKGMVSMYKLKELAPKIKEIQAKYKGDPQKMNAHMMELYKKHKANPLGGCLPMLLQIPVFFAIYRVLLNAIELKGAEWILWIDDLSVMDPYYVLPILMGASMWAHQMVTPNNFTDPMQEKIFKWLPVIFTFFFVTFPAGLVLYWLTNNIFSIAQQLLINRMFEKSKKAD
- a CDS encoding protein YidD gives rise to the protein MIRSVLSGFLKIYQRFFTLLGYGSCRYYPTCSEYAKWQLETNPNLLKALFFSMVRILRCNQLFDGGIDYPKVSSVPSKKINFCDHGCSVKYWYVPDEHKKRWNVIKNIFSKGNS